A segment of the Vagococcus hydrophili genome:
CAATTAATTTTGCTGTATTCGATTCAGGATTATTAGCTAGTTGCGACCAAGCATCAAAATAGGCAGCTAAATCATCTGAAATTGCTTTTTGTCCTGGACTTTCATTAAAAATACTTTCAATTTGACCTAAAACATCTGCTTTTTGCTTGTATTGATTATATACCGAATTTTCTTTTCTAATGTTTGCTAATACAAACTGGTCAGAGGCTCTAGAAATTGAGTTAACTTTTGATCCTGTTCCAATTTGCCCTATTCCTGTGTAAGTATAAGGTTGGTTTGTTTCCATATCCGCTCTTTGTCTTGAATAACCTGGCGTATTGGCATTAGCAATATTATGTGATGATGTTTCTAATGCCGTTTGTTGTGTGTTCATACCACTGTTTGCAGTACCGAGAGTTCCAAATAAACCTGTCATGAGTTTCCTCCTACGTTTTTCTAATTATTTACATTGAATGATTGATAAATCCAACATCTGTTTGCTTTTGTAAGCTACCTTGTCTTGAATAAGTAGCATTCGTTTTCTGCGCTGCATCACCTACCACTTTTAAGAAATTATCATTAAAAGAGATAGCTTGTTGCGTGAGTAGTAGATTATCATCTTGTAGTTGTTTGACTTCTAAAAGCAACTTTTTTTCATTATCACTTGGAATAGAAGTGACTAATTTTAAAGAGTCTGCGATTGTTTCTTTTTGTTTTGAAATTTTTTCTATTTTAACGCCATCGCTTTCAATCAACGCTTTGTTTTCTTTTTTTAAAATTCTAATTAATTGTTTTAGTAATGGCGTAAGCTGTTTAGTTGTCTCCATATACTTATTCTTGTCCTTTTAACGTCATAAATATCTTGTCAGCAATCTCTTCTGAAGAAACTTTATATGTGCCATCTTTTATTGCTTTTTTGATATCTTGAACTTTTTGAGAGTTATCTATCTCTGTAACGTGATGTTCCATTCTTAATTTTTGGCTAGTATTAGATAAATTAATTTCTACACACTCGTTACTAGATGATTTTTTTATTTTTTCTCTATTTTCATTCGTTTTTTGTGAATTATAAGTATCACCATATTTATTATATTGATTATTTATTTTCATATGAATTTCTCCTTTATAAAATGATAACCGCTAGCATTAAGCTCTACATATTAGTTATCGGCTCTTTAAATATTTAGTTAAGACTAAGAAACTAGTTTAACAGCTAATATAATAAGCAATACATATTTTTTATGAAAAAACATTGATTAAACGAAAAAATGCAAAAAAAGATGAACAAGCCTGATAGACTCATTCATCCATTTTAATGTAAATTATTGATTCGCTGTTTTTGTGATAATATACTTGTAACTCTGATGCCAAAATTCTCATTGATGACAACCACTTCACCATGTGCTATCAATTTACCATTGACATAAACTTCTAAAGGCTCATCAGTTAGTTTATCTAATTCAACGACAGAACCCACACCAATTGATAAAATTTCTTTAATAGATTTTCGACTGTTTCCTAGTACAACACTAAAATCTAAGGGGACATCCATTAATAAATCTAAGTTATCAACATTTGTTTCGACTTTTTTTACATCTAAATCTTCAAATTCTGGTTGTTGGATGACAATTTTTCGAGTATTTTCTTTCTTAGGAGCCGGCTTTTCAATCACTTTTTCTGCCACGACTTCACGTCCTTCTAAAACTTCTGCTGTATCTTTCATCATAAGTTCCGAAATTTCTTCAACCATTTCACGTGTGTATATTTGCATGATTTCACTTTCAATCACACCTTCAACAGATAAATCGAATGATACTTTTGATACGACTGTGTCTAGGGCAATTCCTGTGTAACTAACTGACTCTTCGTCCTTCCATAAATTGACTTCTGGAGGTAAGATATCCACTTTTTTACCAATCATAGTTGCCATAGATGTTGATGCCGAACCGATCATTTGATTCATAGCCTCACCCACTGCGCTAAGTTCTAATTCAGTGAACTCTGTGTTGTCAGGATGTCCATCTCCACCAATCATTAAATCGGCAATAATAATCGCATCTTCCACATTTAAGAGTAGTAAATTACTTCCTTCTAACCCTTCCTTAAAGCCTACAACTGATGATACTTTTGGTGTTACCAAATCACTTAATATCTCATTAAACTCTACATATTTTACTCTAGGCGTTGTAATGGTTACTCTTCGATTCAAAATTGAAGACAGAGTTGTTGCTGCTTGAGACATTGAAATATTTCCAACTTCTCCAATTAAATCGGTAATTTCTTGATTAAAGAGAGGTTCTACTGACTCACTTTCTTCTTTTAATAACTTTTCTATTTGTTCTTGAGATAAATTTTCGCTCATTATTCTGATTCTCCTTCTGAAATTTCTAATACTTCAACCGCTAACCTTTTTTCTTTTTTACCAGGTTTAACGTAACCAAAGAATTGATCTCCTGCATACATTTTTAGTGGCTCTGAAATTTTTTGATCTAAACTTATGGCGTCACCAACCTCGAGATTTATAAAATCAGAAAGAGTCATTTGGGTCGTCCCTAAAACAGCCTGAAGTCCTAAGTCAACGCTTTTGATATTTTTATGTAAGTGATCATTGTCTTCTTGATTAAATCCCTTGTCAGAATCAAACCAATTTCTGAAGCTCAATTTATCCATAATTCCTTCGAAAAAGACATAAGGGATACAAAGATTAATAAAAGTTTTTTGATTTAAAACAGAAACTGTACATGTCACTAAAACTACTGGCTCATTAGGTGACATGTTTTGTAATAGTTGGGGATTTGTATCTAGTCCATTAAGGTGACAATCTAATTCCACAATATCATTCCAAGCCGTTTCAAAAGCAAGTATTAAAATTTTGTATACTTCTTCTAATAAAGCAAGTTCAATATCAGTAAACCCTTTTTTCTCCTGATTTTTGAATTTACCAATTTCAGTCTCACTTCCTCCACATAAAAGTTCAACTAAAATCATTGAAAATTGCGGATTTATTTCAATCATTTGAACACCTGATAAAGGCGTTGATTGAAAGAGACCTAATAGAGTGAATTTAGGAATCGAATGAATAAATTCATCATAACTAATTTGCTCAATTGATGCTAATTTAAGAGAAACGTTTGATCTAATTTGTGTCGTTAAATGATTACCTGCGTACTTAGAAAAATCCTCAAAAATCATAAACAACGTATTGATGTATTCTTTTGATAATTTAGTTGGTCTTCTAAAATCATAAGATTTAACGTTGGATTCTTCTTCTTTATCTAAATAAGCCTTTTCATCAATCTCACCACTACTCATAGCATTTAAAAGCGCATCAATTTCTTGTTGTGTCAATACTTGTGTCAAATTGATCCCTCATTTTCAGTAAATATTGTCATTATGTCGATAATATTGGTTAGTTTATCTTGAATCATGATAATTCCTTCAACATTATCATCATTTTTTGAATCTAAAGTCTGAATCTCTTCTGAATCAATCGTAAAAACGCCCACAATATCTTCAACAAGTAATCCAATTTTTTCTTCTTCATTTGTAATCACTATAATATTTTTATGAAGACTATTTTCATCTTCTTTAAGAAATTTAGAAAAATTAACTAGTGTCACAATCGTTCCTCTTAAATTAATCAAGCCCTCAACCCAAGATTGGGCTTGAGGGACCTTGAAAATTTTAGTTGATTTAATTATTTCACCGACATTTTCAGTTTTTATACCATAGTACTTTTCACCCTTAGTAAAGACAATTAATTGCATAATTTTTTCTCCTCACTGTAATACAACTACACACTAACTTTATCTAACGCTTTGATTACTCGATCTGCATCAAAAGGTTTGACAATAAAATCAAGTGCACCTTCACGAATAGCTTCCATAACCATCGATTGTTGCCCCATAGCACTACACATTAATACTTTTGCATTAGCATCAAATTCTTTGATTGCTTTTAATGCTTCCACACCGTCCATCTCAGGCATTGTTATGTCCATTGTCACTAAATCTGGTTTTTCAGTTTTGTATTTCTCAATTGCTTCTAAACCATTTTGAGCTTCTCCTAAAACAGAATAACCATTCTTCTCTAAAATATCCTTAAGCTTCATTCTCATAAATACCGCATCATCTACTATTAAAACTGTTTTTGTCATTATTATTTCCTACTTTCTACATTCCTATTGATTTAAATAAATTTTCTAAAACGCCAACTTCAGGTATAAAATAAAGAAGAGCATCCATTTTTTTTCCAGAGTAATAAAACTCATTTTCGATAATCAAAACTTCATCATCAAATTGATCAAATACCATATATAAACTACTAATAATCGAACCAAACATATCAATAGTTAATCCTGGTTCAGATGTGTGAAACTCAATTTCTAACATTTGACCAATTGAATTCATAAATGAATTAACCAAGATATTAGAAAGTTCTGTAATCGCTGAACCAATCATTTCTTCAGATTTCTCAAAATCTGGCGGTAGCATCATATCACAAATTTCACTAGCTGAACTCTCTGGGAGAGCAAATAAAAACATGCCTTCCCCTTTACTGCTAACTTGAATTGTCACAGCATAAATAATTTCACTTTCAGCCATAATATCCTTGTACAGTTCTTCATAATTCATCACTTTTATCAAAGGAACAATCATTTCAACTGGCTTATCAATTAAAACAGAAATACTTGTTGCTGCATGACCGCCACCAATATTCACTAACTCTTTTAACGCATCAATTTCTAAAGAAGTTAATTTATTCATCATATTTTTTTCACGCTACCTTCACTACAAATCACATTTATATCTAATATCAAAGTGATATCCCCGTTACCAAGAATCGTAGCACCTAAAAATTTATTCAAGTGTTTCAACTCTCGTCCAAGTTTCTTTATCACAATTTCTTGTTGCCCTATTAATTCATCTACTAGAAACGCATAGTAATTTTTACCTAGTAGTACAATAATCAAATGAGGATTCCCATCAGGATGTTCATTTTTAGGTAATTCTAAGATTTCTTG
Coding sequences within it:
- a CDS encoding response regulator, producing the protein MTKTVLIVDDAVFMRMKLKDILEKNGYSVLGEAQNGLEAIEKYKTEKPDLVTMDITMPEMDGVEALKAIKEFDANAKVLMCSAMGQQSMVMEAIREGALDFIVKPFDADRVIKALDKVSV
- the fliM gene encoding flagellar motor switch protein FliM; amino-acid sequence: MTQVLTQQEIDALLNAMSSGEIDEKAYLDKEEESNVKSYDFRRPTKLSKEYINTLFMIFEDFSKYAGNHLTTQIRSNVSLKLASIEQISYDEFIHSIPKFTLLGLFQSTPLSGVQMIEINPQFSMILVELLCGGSETEIGKFKNQEKKGFTDIELALLEEVYKILILAFETAWNDIVELDCHLNGLDTNPQLLQNMSPNEPVVLVTCTVSVLNQKTFINLCIPYVFFEGIMDKLSFRNWFDSDKGFNQEDNDHLHKNIKSVDLGLQAVLGTTQMTLSDFINLEVGDAISLDQKISEPLKMYAGDQFFGYVKPGKKEKRLAVEVLEISEGESE
- a CDS encoding chemotaxis protein CheC; protein product: MMNKLTSLEIDALKELVNIGGGHAATSISVLIDKPVEMIVPLIKVMNYEELYKDIMAESEIIYAVTIQVSSKGEGMFLFALPESSASEICDMMLPPDFEKSEEMIGSAITELSNILVNSFMNSIGQMLEIEFHTSEPGLTIDMFGSIISSLYMVFDQFDDEVLIIENEFYYSGKKMDALLYFIPEVGVLENLFKSIGM
- a CDS encoding flagellar protein FlgN — encoded protein: METTKQLTPLLKQLIRILKKENKALIESDGVKIEKISKQKETIADSLKLVTSIPSDNEKKLLLEVKQLQDDNLLLTQQAISFNDNFLKVVGDAAQKTNATYSRQGSLQKQTDVGFINHSM
- the flgM gene encoding flagellar biosynthesis anti-sigma factor FlgM — encoded protein: MKINNQYNKYGDTYNSQKTNENREKIKKSSSNECVEINLSNTSQKLRMEHHVTEIDNSQKVQDIKKAIKDGTYKVSSEEIADKIFMTLKGQE
- a CDS encoding chemotaxis protein CheW — its product is MQLIVFTKGEKYYGIKTENVGEIIKSTKIFKVPQAQSWVEGLINLRGTIVTLVNFSKFLKEDENSLHKNIIVITNEEEKIGLLVEDIVGVFTIDSEEIQTLDSKNDDNVEGIIMIQDKLTNIIDIMTIFTENEGSI
- the fliY gene encoding flagellar motor switch phosphatase FliY, with product MSENLSQEQIEKLLKEESESVEPLFNQEITDLIGEVGNISMSQAATTLSSILNRRVTITTPRVKYVEFNEILSDLVTPKVSSVVGFKEGLEGSNLLLLNVEDAIIIADLMIGGDGHPDNTEFTELELSAVGEAMNQMIGSASTSMATMIGKKVDILPPEVNLWKDEESVSYTGIALDTVVSKVSFDLSVEGVIESEIMQIYTREMVEEISELMMKDTAEVLEGREVVAEKVIEKPAPKKENTRKIVIQQPEFEDLDVKKVETNVDNLDLLMDVPLDFSVVLGNSRKSIKEILSIGVGSVVELDKLTDEPLEVYVNGKLIAHGEVVVINENFGIRVTSILSQKQRINNLH